One Glycine max cultivar Williams 82 chromosome 1, Glycine_max_v4.0, whole genome shotgun sequence genomic window, AGAGAATCAAAGACAAAACATTTGCcctatataatttatatcagAACATTGCACCCGATTACTAACAAAGCAGGACAGTCAGTTAATCACCATACATTTAACCAAACTATCTATAACCAATCTACttcacaaaaaaagaagagaaactaAATATTATAAGACACAAACTTAAGAAACACTAAACAAGGTCGGTCCTTTATATTCCAAAGTCCTAATACTTAGCCTAGTTTCTTCCCACTCATCATCATCCTCgtaaactcattcaagtcaataaAACCATCTCCATTCCCATCCACTCCTTTGACCATTTTTTTACAGGCACTAAGGCTGCAACTCTCTCCTAACCTTTTGAGAACTTGGGACAACTCCTCAGCACTAATCTTCCCATCACCGTTCAAATCAAACACTTGAAAAGCATTCTTGATCTCAGTTTCTTTTATCCTACCCTCTTCATTGAACATCTTCATGAACTCTTTGAAGTCAATGAAGCCGTCTTCATCAGTGTCCATGACCCTAAACGCTTTCACTGCTTCAGCTTCCCCAATGGCCCTATCCAAGGCCCTTGCAGCAGCCTTGTACTCTTCAAGAGAAACCTTGCCATCTTTGTTGGTGTCAAATTTCTGGAACACCCATttcatttcctcttcttttgGAAGGAAACTTTGTCCTTCATTCGATGTCTGTCTTGATATGAAGCTGTTCTTCTTGACTACATTTTTGCGTGAAGCGGAGGGCTTCCATGAGAAGCTATAATTGAACTTTAGGAAACTCAAACTCGACATGTATATGGTTTGTTTTTGGGTACAAATATTTGGCTTGGCTTTAGTATATATGATTATGAATACTACTGGATCATGGCTTCTTTATATAGATAACCCTCCTCCTTTGGATTCCCTGGAGGCTCAAGATATGGTTTCTAAAGTGAAAGTAGTAGAATATGAATAAAGACTCATTCTAATGCTAGTAGCTCCTCACTCAAGCTGTTTATTAATAAACACTAGTTTAGTGAAATTAGAATAACTTCTGTGGACGAGATTGGTCAGAGTTCACTTAATTGGCATGGCGAGTTAGGTTGAGATACGAATCTATGTTAAACGATTCCTTTCGATCTTTTTGTAAAACCGTGTATTCACCACCACGCCCACTCACAGAGTCGAACGAATCCTATTCTTTTGTCACTTGATATTTTGTTATGATTTAATGATGTATATATGCCGCGCATGCaccattctttcttcttttatttgtttggtCTTGATGATAGGAGAAAGATTCATTCCTAAGTCATAACTCTAAGAAATACCACTGAGAAAGTGAATGGAACGATGAATCACTTTATTCAATTACTCGATTTTCATTTGTAAAGGCTTAAATGtaggttaaattattcataatctctaaattatcttcatttaaaattttagtctttataccAGAAATCCGTAAATTTGAATCTGTGCAATTTTTTGTAGTGATTTATTGTCTTTAAAGGAAAATTGTAGCgatttccataaaaaataggttttttggtGTTAACTTTTATCACTAACAAAGACCAAAAATTCAACTTTTATGTATATTTGACctctaaaagttaaatttttttacttatatagaaactaaaacttaaaaCGAAAACaattacaaggaccaaatagaTAACTTaaccttaaatatattttattatcatctTTACCCTTGAAGAGAAGAAAATGTAGAaatggaaattgaaaaaaaaaatgaaaatcctaGCTTGTAAGTGCTAAGTACTATTTATCTTTTAGTACAAGTTGTGTAGAACACTATGGGCCGGTTATTGATTCTTAACTTcattcctttgattggaaatgaaaaattataccGCTTTTTTTTAGATGGAATATTTTaggtaacattttaaaaaatcggATTACCTAGGTGAGAGTAGGAAATAACAGATTCTCGATTCGAACAGCCACTTGATTTGTCTAtagatcaaaaacatattttaggtATATCTGGCTTTCATTGCGTCACTTATCGCAGGTAGAGTAAATTTTactcaaaactattttttatttcactcaTATCAAGTTCACACTAGATGACACTAACGTGGTTTGGAGCTCACCCAGATATTCTCCTTACCACTAAACCACATgcaattgaaaattttcttcaGTATATGAAAGGCCTATTTATTGAGCCAGCAAGTTGTGTACCTACAAATATGATCAAAGGTAAAGCATGACAATGACAAATAACAGCAAAGCGGCAGAGCAAGATCAGGTGCATTCAAGAACGTCTTCCTAAGCCTAATCcaaaattacaacaatatgaTAGTGTCAGCTATAAGGCGCAAACAAGTAGGGACAGACTTGATAGGCTGAGAAAATgagtgaaagaaaataataagaccGTCGAGGGACTGATATCTGTCCAGTTGTTAAGCTAATCCTTGATAATTCTTAATCTAATAATAaggtctttttcctttttactatGAGTATGGGGGcgtttatttataatttctttagaCTTATATTATGACAAACAATGTATAAATATTTGAgaaattttatgaaaacaaattataatgttttttatgagtaaattataatatatttgtaagCTATTTTCAATTTACTTCAGTAAATTctccaaaataatttataaaagcaCCTTACAACTTATATGAAAACAATTTAGCTTTAATTTACAtgataaatacttatttaatgAAAGGATTACTAACATAAACCCACATAAAAATTAGACGGTGTATGTTTACCCAATAGCAAACCCTTTAATGAACACTTAAATGActtaattaagttgtttatCTAATAAACTCATATGGTAGTTGCCACACAACATCACATGCTACTTGGGTAGCCCATCTAAAAGGCCCAACAAAACCACAGAACGACTGGGCAGTCCCACACTATCAAGAGACAAAGTTTAAGTTGGCAGGCATAGTTGGCCTGGTACTCAGACACCATAGAACGATTAGTTTCATTAAAATCTTGCATAATAGGAACAAATTGGCACCATCTTTAGTGGTAGATTCTAAATTAGGATCTTATATCATTTTTTGTAGATTCCATAATGTCACGTGGGATTGAAGATCTctcaaaatttctattattttattctttggtGTAGATCTCATTTTGGAATCTTGGATAATTTTTAGTAAGTCTCACATAAATCtcacttttaaatattaaaatatatttttttaccaatttcttctttatcatttcatttcctcTTCTATTGGTCTCTCCTCCGTTTTGCTGTTAGggatagagtaaaaaaaaaaaaatagtgtgcaAAGATTTTCAAAGTTCTTGTACAAATACTCATTCTTGGACTTGGAGATTTCTACAACTCCTTTATTGAAAAATCCACAGAAAATCAAATCTTGAACTTGAGATTTGACACTAAAGATGCTTTTACAAATCACAAAAATACTATTGGGTAATCCCACACTAGCAAGAGACAAAGTTTAAGTTGTCACACAAAGTTGACTTGGTACTACTCAGACACCACAGAACGATTAGTGTTATTAAAATCTTGCATAATAGGAACAAATTGGCAGCTTCATCTAGTAACACGATTAAATTAGAAGTTTGTTGGGGAAAAGGCTTAGAGTATCTTTAATGGTAGATTCTAAATTAAGatcttagataattttttataaacccACAGTGTCACAGAATTAAAGATCTCTCaaaattttcatcattttttcctTTAGTGTAAATTTCATTTTGGAATCTTAGATAATTTTTAGTAAATCTTACTTAAATCccactttttaatatttaaatatattttttactggtTTCTTCTTTGTCATCATTTCATTTCCTCTTCTGTTCCTAAGCTCAAAATAAAGATGCTCTTACAAACAAGTACATATGCGTTTTAGGGTGAagtgaaaagaaatgaaaaagttgCACAAACCATACAGGTGttgaatattgatattgattgggACTCAACTCGTGATAATTATGTACTccaataatgaaaatataagtaGATTGGACtggtaaaatttgattttattagtaGAAAATTTTGGTAAAATAACTTGTTTTAGTAGTTTGCTGTAATTACATTTTACGCAGTTCCATTTCTGACGGTGAGaatatcatttataaaataaaatattgaaataaaaaaaaatcatcatctgTTTCTCTGTTTTGACATtcaattcagcaaaaaaaaatgcaattacaTCCGGTTCCATTTCTGACGGTGAGaatatcatttataaaataaaataaaatattgaaattaaaaaagtcCTCATCTGTTTCTCTGTTTTGACATtcaattcagcaaaaaaaaatgttttgccGTTCACTTTCCTTTCTATTTTGGGCCATTTGATTCCTGCATTTCTACTATAGCATCTTGTACCTCCCATTGTATTCCGGAAAGCCCATTCCAAAATTCCATAATGGTAATTTGCATTCCGGAATAAAATGGGAGAAGCAAGATGCAATAGTGAGAGTGCAGGATGCAGTAGCCCTATTTTGGCTTACATGGGGTCCAAAGGACCCAAGAGCCCAGACTAAAAAACGCACATGCTAGCCACAAGCAAGTAGCCCACAGCAAGAATTTTCATGCAGTCAGCACGAGATTGTCTAAATTCATGGAAGCCTCATTGAAAATCACACAGAAGTTGCCATCCAGAAGTTGTATCTTCCCGCACACGATTCACTATTGACTCATAGTAAACCTAACGTAAAtacacaacattttttttcGACTGCCAAACAACCCCTCCCATGCAAGAGCTAGGGTAGTAGCTCATAGAAAGGGTGATCTCAACGAAAACTTTATTCAGTGTTCACTGCACTTGTTAAATCAGCTTCAGCACTTCCATTGCTTCAGTGTTTCTCCCAGGCAATGGTCAGGCAAAAACATAAGGCCCCAGATTTCAGGCCCCTTAATGCTATTTTTTGGCAAAACATGCCAACTAAGAAATGTCACTGTCAGATTTCAGCCTTTCAGGACATTTTAACCAGTAAATTTTGCCTTGACAAAGTTTACATGTCAATGTTAGTTGATACATGAGAAGTTTCCTTTTAAATTTCACCATATGCTTGGCATTCCAattcacttttaaatttctccttaaaaacataattacaaaaGTTGTTCCCATTAATCTTTTCttagagatagagagagagaaattcgGAATACCCTCTTTCAATGTTGAACAATATATGACTCACTttcaaaagaaagagaagaccAATAAGTTTGTCTTTTCTAGCAAATTTCTGTATTCTAGTTTGAAACAACCAATAAAAGATGTAATCCAGCAAAAAAATCTACACGTccaaaatagtaataaaaagcTTAGcagtttattttctttgtagCAGTGACTACTCACAG contains:
- the LOC100790495 gene encoding calcium-binding EF-hand family protein; this encodes MSSLSFLKFNYSFSWKPSASRKNVVKKNSFISRQTSNEGQSFLPKEEEMKWVFQKFDTNKDGKVSLEEYKAAARALDRAIGEAEAVKAFRVMDTDEDGFIDFKEFMKMFNEEGRIKETEIKNAFQVFDLNGDGKISAEELSQVLKRLGESCSLSACKKMVKGVDGNGDGFIDLNEFTRMMMSGKKLG